The genomic segment CTTGAAAAAGCAGGTGTGACCATCCTGAACACCGGAATCGGCTGGCACGAAGCACGCATCCCCACCATCGCCACCAAAGTGCCGCGCGCAGCGTTTGCCTGGGTGACCGAGCAGCTCAAAGGCAAGGTGAAGATTCCGCTAATCGCCACCAACCGCATCAACACGCCGGAGGTGGCTGAGCAAATTCTTAGCAGCGGCCAAGCAGACATGGTGAGCATGGCCCGCCCATTCCTGGCTGACCCGCTGTTTGTGCAAAAGGCGGCCGAGGGCAAAGCCGACCAGATCAACACCTGCATCGGCTGCAACCAGGCCTGCCTGGACCACACCTTCGGCGGCAAGATCACCAGCTGCCTGGTGAACCCGCGTGCCTGCCACGAAACCCTGATGGTGGACAGCCCGGCCCCCAGCAAAGAGCGCATCGCCGTGGTGGGCGCAGGCCCGGCCGGCTTGGCCTTTTCTACGGAAGCGGCCAAGCGCGGCTTTGAGGTCACATTGTTTGACGCGGCTAGCGAAATCGGCGGCCAGTTCAACGTGGCCAAGCAGGTGCCCGGCAAAGAAGAGTTCTACGAGACCCTGCGCTACTTTGGCAAGCAGATTGAGCTGACTGGCGTGAAGCTGCAGCTGAACCAAAAAGTCAGCGCACAAGACCTGACAGCCGCCGGCTTCAAGCACGTGGTGCTGGCAACCGGCGTAACACCACGCATGCCTGAGATTGAAGGCATCAAGCACCCCAAAGTGCTGGGCTACCTGGACGTGCTGCGCGACAAGAAACCCGTGGGCAAAACAGTGGCACTGATTGGCGCAGGCGGCATCGGCTTTGATACCGCCGAATTCCTGCTGCACGAAGGCACCAGCCCCAGCCTGGACCAAGCCAAATTCTTTGCGGAATGGGGTGTGGACACTGCCTATGCCAGCGCTGGTGGCTTGAAGCCCGCGCACATCGAGAAGACACCGCGCAAGGTCTACCTGCTGCAGCGCAAGACCAGCAAAGTGGGCGATGGCCTGGGCAAGACCACAGGCTGGATTCACCGCACATCGCTCAAAAACCGCGAAGTGGAGATGATCAACGGTGTGACCTACCGCAAGGTGGACGACGCCGGCCTGCACATCACCGTAGGCGACAAGGACATGGTGCTGCCGGTAGACAACGTAGTGGTCTGCGCTGGCCAGGACCCTCAGCGCGCGCTGCAGGCTGATCTGCAAGCCGCAGGCGTCAACGTGCACCTGATCGGCGGCGCCGATGTGGCTGCCGAGCTGGACGCCAAGCGCGCCATCAAGCAAGGCACCGAACTGGCCTTGGCCTTTGGTGCTGTGCCAGCTCAAACGGCAGAAGCAGGGGCTGCCCCCACGCTGGCGCAAACCCTGCCTGCACCGGTGGCCGCCAGCCTCAAGCTATGGCACCAGATGATTGCCGAGAACAACCTGGCCGAGCTGCCCACCATCCTGCACCGCAAGGCCGTGTTCCGCTCGCCCATGGCGCACACACCCTACCCCAGCGCGCAGGCGGTACAAGTCATCTTAACCAACGTGGTGCAGGTGTTTGAAGACTTCAAATACCACCGCGAGCTGGCTAGTGCTGATGGTCTGAGCCTGGTGCTGGAGTTCAGCGCCAAGGTGAATGGCAAAGAGCTCAAAGGCATCGACATGGTGCAGTTCGACGCCGAGGGCAAGATCACCGACTTTGAAGTGATGGTGCGCCCCATGAGCGGCTTGCAAGCGCTGGGCGACGAGATGGGCAAGCGACTGGCGCCCTATATGGCCATGATGAAGCCAGCCAAGACCTGAATTTCGGACTCATCAACACTATAAAAATAATAGCTGCTCGCGCACATTTCACCTGCGCTAGCGGCCTATTTGGCACATAAAAGGAGACACACATGGAGTTTGAAACCCTGAAGGTCACGCTGGACGCGCACATTGCCACCATCCGCCTGAACCGCCCCGACAAAGCCAACGCCATGAGCGCCACCATGTGGCAAGAGATCCGCCAAGCCTTTGAGTGGGTGGACCGCACGCCCGAGGCGCGGGTGGCGGTGTTGCAAGGCGACGGCAAGTTGTTTTGCGCGGGCATCGACCTGCAAATGATGATGGGCATAGGCCCGCAGATCGCCAACGAGTGCGACGGCCGCATGCGCGAGAGCCTGCGCCGCATGATTCTGGACATGCAAGACACACTGACCAGCCTGGAGCGCTGCCGCAAACCGGTGCTGGCTGCCATCCATGGCGGCTGCATCGGGGGTGGTATCGACCTCGTGACCTGCGCCGATATGCGCTATGCCAGTGCCGATGCGTTTTTCACCATCAAAGAGATCGACATCGGCATGACCGCCGACGTGGGCACTCTGCAGCGCCTACCCAAACTGGTGGGCGATGGCATTACCCGCGAGCTGGCTTACACAGGCCGCAAGATGGATGCCACGGAGGCCAAGAGCATCGGCCTGGTGAACCGCGTGTTTGAAAGCCGCGAGGCGCTCTACGCCGGGGTGCAAGAGATTGCAGCCACGATTGCGGCCAAGTCCCCACTTTCGATCCGCGGCACCAAGGAAATGATCACTTATGCACGCGACCACAGCGTGGCTGACAGCCTGAACTACATCGCCACCTGGAACGCCGCCATGCTGATGAGCAAGGACCTGACCGAGGCGATGACCGCGAACATGCAGAAGCGGGCGCCTGTGTTTAAGGACTGAGCTTCTTATCGCGCTTGCGTCTTTGCTGGGCTCGCAGCAGGCTGGGGGTACGTACCTCCGCTCGTGTCCCCCGCCCGCTTCAGCGGGCTCCTCCTTGACCTCGCTGCGGTACGCACCCCCAACCTGCTGCTGCGAAGCGAGGCGTGGTGAACTTTGTATGTTTGCAAGTCACATCACTTGAGGGGTGGGGCGGCTGACTGTTTTCACAACGTGCCTCGAACCATCCGCGCAGGATCAGGCGGGCTGGGCGTTTTGCGTAGGCCAAGGAGGAGGCCGAAGGCCGGGGGACACGTAGCAAAGCGCCCAGCCCGCCTGATCCCCCCGCAAATACGGAACACGAGCACAGCCCGACTAAAATCACTGGTCCCTCTGTGAAAGTCGATTCCCCATGCCCCGCCAACTATTCGTTACCACCGCCCTCCCCTACGCCAACGGCAACTTCCATATCGGTCACATCATGGAATACATCCAGGCCGACATCTGGGTGCGGTATCAGCGCATGCAGGGCAATGCGGTCAATTTTGTGGGTGCGGACGACACCCACGGCGCGCCCATCATGATTGCGGCTGAAAAGGCTGGCGTGACGCCCGAGCAGTTCGTGGCCAACATCGCCGCCGGCCGCAAGCAGTATCTGGATGGCTTTCACATCAGCTTTGACAACTGGCACAGCACCCACTCGCCCGAAAACACCGAGCTGGCCCGCCAGATTTACCGTGACCTGCGCGACCGCGCCGATGGCAGTCTGATTGAAGTGCGCACCATCGAGCAGTTCTTCGACCCCGAGAAGAACATGTTCCTGCCCGACCGCTACATCAAGGGCGAGTGCCCCAAGTGCCACGCCAAAGACCAGTACGGCGACAACTGCGAGGTGTGCGGCTCGGTCTACGCGCCTACTGACCTGATCAACCCCTTCTCGGCCCTCTCCGGCGCAAAGCCCGAACTCAAGAATTCTGAGCACTACTTCTTCAAGCTCTCCGACCCGCGCTGCGTGGAGTTTCTGGAAAACTGGACGCAAGACGGCAAGCTGCAGCCCGAAGTGGCCAACAAGATCAAAGAGTGGTTCAGCGTGCGCACCAACCCGGACGGCACCCAGAGCGAAGGCTTGGGCGACTGGGACATTTCGCGCGATGCGCCCTACTTCGGCATCGAGATTCCCGATGCGCCGGGCAAGTACTTCTATGTGTGGCTGGACGCGCCTGTGGGCTACTTGGCGTCGCTCAAAAACTGGTTCGACAAAGGCGGCCCCAAGGCCAAGCACGGCGACGCCCGCAGCTTTGACGAATACATCAAGGCTGAAGACACCGAGCAGTACCACTTCATCGGCAAAGACATCGTCACCTTCCACACCCTGTTCTGGCCGGCGATGCTGAAGTTCAGCGGCCGCAAGATGCCGAACAACGTGTTCGTGCACGGCTTCTTGACCGTGAACAACGGCGAGAAGATGAGCAAGAGCCGCGGCACCGGCCTCGACCCGCTCAAGTACCTGAGCCTGGGCATGAATGCCGAGTGGCTGCGCTACTACCTGGCGGCCAAGCTGTCGGCGCGCAATGAAGATATCGACTTCAACGCCGAAGACTTCATGCTGCGGGTGAACAGCGATTTGATCGGCAAGTTCATCAACATCGCCTCCCGCGCAGCCGGCTTCTTGACCAAGCGTTTTGACGGCAAGCTGACCAGCAACTTCGGCACCCAAGGGGGTGCACTGCTGGCTGAAATCCGCAGTGCTTCTGACGCGCTGGCCGCCCATTTCGAGGCCCGCGAGTACAGCAAGGCCACCCGCGAAGTCATGCTGCTGGCCGACAAAGTCAACGCCTATGTGGACCAGAACAAGCCTTGGGACTTGGCCAAAGACGTGGCTAACAACGAGGCACTGCACCAAGTGTGCTCGGTGCTGATCAACGCGTTTGACGCCTTGAGCCGTTACTTGGCCCCTGTGCTGCCAGGCTTGGCGCAAGCGGTGCAAAGCTTTGTGGGCCGCCCCATGGACACCTGGGCCGTGGCCGGCGATGTACAAGCCATCCAGCCCTACCAACACCTCATGCAACGCGTCACCCCCGAGCAGCTGGAAGCGCTTTTTGAACCAAAAGAGCCTTTAGCGCAGGCAGAACCTGCGCAAGCAGCTCCTAAAAAAGTAGCAAAGTCAGCGCCCGCCGCTGTGCCGGTCGACCCCAATGCCCCCGGTGGCGAGGCGCTAGCGCCCACCATCAGCATTGACGACTTCGCCAAGATCGACCTGCGCATTGCAAGAATAGTGAACTGCGAAGCCGTGGAAGGCTCCACCAAGCTGTTGCGCCTGACCCTCGATGTGGGTGAAAAGAACGCTGACGGCCAGCCCACCACGCGCAATGTGTTCAGCGGCATCGCCAGCATGTACAAGCCCGAAGAGCTGGTGGGCCAGCTCACCGTGCTGGTGGCCAACTTGGCACCGCGCAAGATGAAGTTCGGCATCAGCGAAGGCATGGTCATGGCGGCCAGCCATGCAGATGAAGGTACCAACCCCGGCATCTACATCCTGAACCCTTGGCCCGGCGCCCAGCCTGGCATGCGCATCCACTGAACCCACGCAGCGCGATCCGGGCCTCGTCACCATGTTCCCTTGGACCTACGGCTGGATCGATACCGAGCGCACCCCTGAAGCCAACACCCGCCTCGGCATGGCACTGGCCTTTGTGGCCGGGGCCACCAATGCGGGGGGCTTTCTGGCGGTGCACCAATACACCTCCCATGTGACGGGCATCGTCTCGTCGGTGGTGGACTCGGTGGTGCTGGGCCACACCGAGGTGGCCCTGACCGGCATGGCCATGCTGATCGCCTTTGTGTTCGGCGCCATGGCCAGTTCGGTGCTGGTCAACTGGGGCTTGCGCTGCCGGCTGCAGGTCGCCTACGGCCTGCCGCTGCTGCTGGAAGCGGCTCTGCTGCTGGTGTTTGGCATTTTCGGGGGCGTTATGAACTACGCCTATTACTTTTTCACCCCGCTCACGGTCACCCTGCTCTGCTTCATCATGGGGCTACAGAACGCGGTGATCACCAAGATTTCGCGCGCCGAAATCCGCACCACCCACTTGACTGGCATGGTGACCGATGTCGGCATTGAGCTGGGTAAGATGGTCTACCTCAACCTGGACCCCCAAGCCGCCCCCGTCCAGGCCAACACCGACAAACTCCGCCTGCTCGGCAAGCTGATAGGCAGCTTTGTGCTCGGCGCGTGGGTCGGGGCTCTGGGCTTTAACTCCCTGGGCTTTGTCACCACGGTGCCCCTGGCCTTGATTCTGTTGTACCTGGTAGCCCGC from the Rhodoferax potami genome contains:
- a CDS encoding crotonase/enoyl-CoA hydratase family protein → MEFETLKVTLDAHIATIRLNRPDKANAMSATMWQEIRQAFEWVDRTPEARVAVLQGDGKLFCAGIDLQMMMGIGPQIANECDGRMRESLRRMILDMQDTLTSLERCRKPVLAAIHGGCIGGGIDLVTCADMRYASADAFFTIKEIDIGMTADVGTLQRLPKLVGDGITRELAYTGRKMDATEAKSIGLVNRVFESREALYAGVQEIAATIAAKSPLSIRGTKEMITYARDHSVADSLNYIATWNAAMLMSKDLTEAMTANMQKRAPVFKD
- the metG gene encoding methionine--tRNA ligase: MPRQLFVTTALPYANGNFHIGHIMEYIQADIWVRYQRMQGNAVNFVGADDTHGAPIMIAAEKAGVTPEQFVANIAAGRKQYLDGFHISFDNWHSTHSPENTELARQIYRDLRDRADGSLIEVRTIEQFFDPEKNMFLPDRYIKGECPKCHAKDQYGDNCEVCGSVYAPTDLINPFSALSGAKPELKNSEHYFFKLSDPRCVEFLENWTQDGKLQPEVANKIKEWFSVRTNPDGTQSEGLGDWDISRDAPYFGIEIPDAPGKYFYVWLDAPVGYLASLKNWFDKGGPKAKHGDARSFDEYIKAEDTEQYHFIGKDIVTFHTLFWPAMLKFSGRKMPNNVFVHGFLTVNNGEKMSKSRGTGLDPLKYLSLGMNAEWLRYYLAAKLSARNEDIDFNAEDFMLRVNSDLIGKFINIASRAAGFLTKRFDGKLTSNFGTQGGALLAEIRSASDALAAHFEAREYSKATREVMLLADKVNAYVDQNKPWDLAKDVANNEALHQVCSVLINAFDALSRYLAPVLPGLAQAVQSFVGRPMDTWAVAGDVQAIQPYQHLMQRVTPEQLEALFEPKEPLAQAEPAQAAPKKVAKSAPAAVPVDPNAPGGEALAPTISIDDFAKIDLRIARIVNCEAVEGSTKLLRLTLDVGEKNADGQPTTRNVFSGIASMYKPEELVGQLTVLVANLAPRKMKFGISEGMVMAASHADEGTNPGIYILNPWPGAQPGMRIH
- a CDS encoding YoaK family protein produces the protein MFPWTYGWIDTERTPEANTRLGMALAFVAGATNAGGFLAVHQYTSHVTGIVSSVVDSVVLGHTEVALTGMAMLIAFVFGAMASSVLVNWGLRCRLQVAYGLPLLLEAALLLVFGIFGGVMNYAYYFFTPLTVTLLCFIMGLQNAVITKISRAEIRTTHLTGMVTDVGIELGKMVYLNLDPQAAPVQANTDKLRLLGKLIGSFVLGAWVGALGFNSLGFVTTVPLALILLYLVARPALNDLRRYTQTLG